The Flavobacterium commune genome contains a region encoding:
- a CDS encoding IS4 family transposase encodes MFSEEFKSHFRISDKYFIRNRKQHFPIILLFMLNLLRKSLSLEIENFVSFFKQQSFPKFTKSAFVQARRKIKPEVFKHLSSMLLEEFYTDNDDAIHLWKGFRLLAVDSTRITLPITTELKAIYGVTKNQTDSHIVQARCSVLFDVLNKYVLDGVLATPEIGERDLALVHLHCCNPKDLLIYDRGYPSYNFIHQHIEKNINFLMRVKTTFSQTVMDFVESKKASQIVEIFPGKNTKLSDKPYGKNTPIEVRLVRVELPNDKVEILITSLLDSQEFPSNLFKKLYAKRWKIETFYDELKNKLKIEHFSGYSNQTIQQDFYAALFISNVQTLIVSELEDEINEKSTKIYTYKVNNNLSYGFLKNRIVELFLNQDSCQETILDELKELFKSHLVPIRPNRSFERKSGKYRSRIKPKTTKNQKDTI; translated from the coding sequence ATTTTTTCAGAAGAGTTTAAGTCGCATTTTAGAATATCTGATAAGTATTTCATTAGAAACAGAAAGCAACATTTTCCAATCATTTTACTCTTTATGTTAAACCTTCTGAGAAAAAGTTTATCACTTGAAATCGAAAATTTTGTTTCGTTTTTTAAACAGCAGTCTTTTCCTAAATTTACCAAAAGTGCCTTTGTTCAAGCTAGAAGAAAAATTAAACCTGAAGTTTTTAAACACTTGTCTTCTATGCTATTGGAAGAGTTTTATACCGATAACGATGATGCAATACATCTATGGAAAGGTTTTCGACTATTAGCGGTTGATAGCACCCGAATTACCTTGCCCATAACAACAGAACTAAAAGCGATATACGGCGTTACTAAAAATCAAACAGATTCGCATATTGTACAAGCTCGTTGTTCCGTTTTATTTGATGTTTTAAATAAATATGTTTTAGATGGAGTTTTGGCTACTCCAGAAATTGGCGAAAGAGATTTAGCCCTTGTGCATCTACATTGTTGCAATCCAAAAGATTTACTCATTTATGATAGGGGTTATCCTTCATACAATTTTATACACCAACATATTGAAAAGAATATCAACTTTTTAATGCGTGTAAAAACTACTTTTAGCCAAACGGTAATGGATTTTGTTGAAAGTAAAAAAGCGTCACAAATAGTAGAAATTTTTCCGGGCAAAAACACAAAACTCTCCGATAAACCTTATGGTAAAAACACTCCAATTGAAGTACGATTGGTTCGTGTAGAATTACCTAATGATAAAGTTGAAATCCTTATTACTTCATTGTTAGACTCTCAAGAATTTCCTTCAAATCTCTTTAAAAAATTGTACGCCAAACGATGGAAAATCGAAACGTTTTACGACGAACTAAAGAATAAATTAAAAATTGAACACTTTTCGGGTTATTCGAATCAAACCATACAACAAGATTTTTATGCCGCTTTATTTATTAGTAATGTACAAACTTTGATTGTGAGTGAATTAGAAGATGAAATCAATGAGAAAAGCACTAAAATATACACTTATAAAGTAAACAATAACTTATCCTATGGTTTTTTAAAAAATCGAATTGTTGAGCTTTTTTTAAATCAAGATTCGTGTCAAGAAACTATATTAGATGAATTAAAAGAATTATTCAAATCACATCTCGTTCCAATAAGACCAAATCGGTCATTTGAGAGAAAATCAGGTAAATACAGATCTAGAATAAAACCTAAAACAACTAAGAATCAAAAGGATACTATTTGA
- a CDS encoding DUF4304 domain-containing protein has protein sequence MMSKDYKKVILDKLTRELKEQHFKKKGNLFSFSNGDLTYFIGVQSSQSSTASILKLTVNTEIASVSISKLDDTSLPIEHQRHYNRRIGFYLDDKQDKWWTVESIDSAIKAANEIAEIIGEKVIPNFETIRSTSDLVTLWRNGGWLGITEGQRKHYLSLLENFEK, from the coding sequence ATGATGTCAAAAGACTATAAAAAAGTAATCTTAGATAAACTGACAAGAGAACTTAAAGAACAACATTTTAAGAAAAAGGGAAATTTATTTAGCTTTTCAAATGGGGACTTGACCTATTTCATTGGAGTACAAAGTAGTCAAAGCTCGACAGCTAGCATTCTTAAATTGACAGTAAATACTGAAATCGCCAGTGTATCTATTTCAAAACTTGACGATACAAGTTTACCGATAGAACATCAACGTCATTATAATCGAAGAATTGGTTTTTACCTTGATGATAAACAAGACAAGTGGTGGACCGTGGAAAGTATTGATTCAGCTATAAAAGCAGCAAATGAAATTGCTGAAATTATTGGAGAAAAAGTAATACCGAATTTTGAGACTATTAGGAGTACAAGTGACTTAGTGACACTTTGGAGAAATGGAGGTTGGTTAGGAATTACTGAAGGACAACGAAAACACTATCTTTCTTTATTAGAAAATTTTGAAAAGTAG
- a CDS encoding FAD-binding and (Fe-S)-binding domain-containing protein yields MSHSHSLKQLSDSLEGSLLYDDLHKTLYATDASAYRIVPLAVALPKSTEDIVKLVRYAIENKTTLIPRTAGTSLAGQTIGDGIVVDVSKYFTKIVAFDAQKKTVTVQPGVIRDELNLYLKPHGVFFGPNTSTSNRCMVGGMVGNNSSGTTSIRYGVTRDKIVEIKTVLADGSIAIFNTITSAEFVEKTKGDSLESAIYRKLYEELSNEANQQEIKSEFPKPEIHRRNTGYAVDVLLKSDLFGGTEPTINVGKLLCGSEGTLAFTTEVTLQLDDLPPTNNIMVVTHFTSIQESLEAVMIAMKHHLYTCEMIDDTILDCTKHNKEQSKNRFFIQGEPKAIMMFEVGSYISMEEAEKQADVLIKELEDNNFGYASVKLYGVDIEKVNELRKAGLGLLGSIVGDDKAADSIEDTAVELSDLPNYIADFSAMMKRHGQEAIYYAHAGAGELHLRPVLNLKTKEGVYQFRNIATEVAILVKKYRGSLSGEHGDGIVRGEFLPFMIGEKNYELLKRIKLAFDPNSVLNMGKIVNALKMDENFRFETDRVEPDIQTIQDFSDSMGILRAAEKCNGSGDCRKMPSAGGTLCPSYRATRNEKDTTRARANALREYLTHSEKDNKFDHKELYEVFELCVSCKACASECPSNVDVATLKAEFLYQYQKANGFSFRNKIFANNAKMNKMGSLFPALTNFVSNLSIVKKGMGVAQKREVPLLAKMTFRKWLSNNNVNSNKEYPNGKVVLFCDEFTNYYDVNVGIDAFELLTKLGYEVVVVEHEESGRAYISKGFLEEAKMIAIKNVATFAPIISDDCQLIGIEPSAILTFRDEYLRLAEDKTAAEKLAKNVLTIEEFFKKEIGAGKIHSGQFSTSEKQIKIHGHCHQKSLSAVEATFAMLNVPKNNSVTIYNSGCCGMAGSFGYEEEHYEISMQMGEDTLFPKIRATDENVSIAAAGTSCRHQIYDGTSRKAQHPVSILKSCLIN; encoded by the coding sequence ATGTCTCATTCACACTCGTTAAAGCAATTGTCAGATTCTTTAGAAGGAAGCCTTTTATATGATGATCTTCATAAAACTTTATATGCCACTGATGCTTCGGCGTACCGAATTGTTCCTTTGGCAGTAGCTTTGCCAAAAAGTACTGAGGATATTGTAAAATTAGTGCGTTATGCCATTGAAAATAAAACGACATTAATCCCAAGAACTGCCGGAACGTCTTTAGCAGGACAGACTATTGGTGACGGAATTGTGGTAGATGTATCGAAATATTTTACAAAAATTGTCGCTTTCGATGCTCAAAAAAAGACCGTTACGGTACAACCGGGTGTTATTAGAGATGAATTGAATTTGTATTTAAAACCACACGGAGTATTTTTTGGACCTAATACCTCTACTTCTAATCGTTGTATGGTAGGAGGTATGGTGGGGAACAACTCTTCTGGGACAACTTCTATTCGTTATGGAGTTACCCGTGATAAGATTGTTGAAATCAAAACGGTGTTGGCCGATGGTTCTATAGCTATTTTTAATACCATTACTTCGGCTGAATTTGTAGAAAAAACCAAAGGCGATTCTTTAGAAAGTGCCATTTACAGAAAGCTTTATGAAGAATTGTCCAATGAAGCCAATCAGCAAGAGATAAAAAGCGAATTTCCAAAACCGGAAATCCACAGACGAAATACCGGTTATGCGGTGGATGTGTTGTTGAAATCGGATTTGTTTGGAGGTACTGAACCAACAATAAATGTAGGTAAACTACTTTGTGGTAGCGAAGGAACTTTGGCTTTTACAACTGAAGTTACTTTGCAATTAGACGATTTACCGCCAACGAATAACATCATGGTGGTGACTCATTTTACCAGTATTCAGGAAAGTTTAGAGGCGGTAATGATTGCCATGAAGCATCATTTGTACACCTGCGAAATGATTGACGATACTATCTTAGATTGTACGAAACACAATAAAGAACAAAGTAAAAACCGCTTTTTTATTCAGGGCGAACCCAAAGCGATTATGATGTTTGAGGTAGGTTCGTACATCAGTATGGAAGAAGCCGAAAAGCAGGCCGATGTTCTGATTAAAGAATTAGAAGACAATAATTTTGGTTATGCTTCGGTAAAATTATACGGTGTCGATATTGAAAAAGTAAACGAACTCCGCAAAGCAGGACTTGGACTTTTAGGAAGTATTGTGGGCGATGATAAAGCCGCCGATTCTATTGAAGATACTGCGGTGGAATTGAGTGATTTGCCTAATTATATTGCCGATTTTTCGGCTATGATGAAACGTCACGGACAGGAAGCTATTTATTATGCTCATGCGGGTGCGGGAGAATTGCACTTGCGTCCGGTGTTGAATTTAAAGACCAAAGAAGGCGTTTACCAATTTAGAAATATAGCTACCGAAGTGGCTATTTTGGTCAAAAAATACCGTGGTTCCTTGAGTGGAGAACATGGAGACGGAATTGTAAGAGGTGAATTTTTACCTTTTATGATTGGTGAAAAGAATTACGAATTACTAAAGCGTATCAAATTAGCATTCGACCCGAATTCAGTTTTGAATATGGGCAAAATTGTTAATGCCTTAAAAATGGATGAGAATTTCCGTTTTGAAACCGATAGGGTAGAACCGGATATTCAAACCATTCAGGATTTCTCAGACAGTATGGGGATTTTGAGAGCTGCCGAAAAATGCAATGGTTCGGGAGATTGTAGAAAAATGCCTTCGGCTGGAGGGACTTTATGCCCGAGTTATCGCGCTACCCGCAATGAAAAAGATACCACCCGTGCCCGTGCAAATGCTTTACGCGAATATTTAACGCATTCTGAAAAAGACAATAAATTTGATCATAAGGAATTGTATGAGGTTTTTGAATTGTGTGTGAGTTGTAAAGCCTGTGCCAGCGAATGCCCGTCTAATGTGGATGTGGCGACTTTAAAAGCAGAGTTTTTGTACCAATACCAAAAAGCAAATGGTTTTTCGTTTCGAAATAAAATCTTTGCTAATAATGCCAAGATGAATAAGATGGGAAGTCTTTTTCCTGCCCTGACTAATTTTGTTTCCAATCTTTCCATTGTGAAAAAAGGAATGGGAGTCGCGCAGAAACGTGAGGTTCCGCTGTTAGCCAAAATGACTTTTAGAAAATGGCTTAGCAATAACAATGTCAATAGCAATAAGGAATATCCAAATGGTAAAGTGGTGTTGTTTTGCGATGAATTCACTAATTATTATGATGTAAATGTAGGGATTGATGCTTTCGAATTGTTGACAAAATTAGGCTACGAAGTGGTAGTTGTGGAGCATGAAGAAAGTGGAAGAGCTTATATTTCGAAAGGATTCCTGGAAGAAGCTAAAATGATTGCGATAAAAAACGTTGCTACTTTTGCGCCTATTATTTCAGATGATTGTCAGTTAATAGGAATTGAACCTTCGGCAATATTGACTTTCAGGGATGAATATTTAAGATTGGCAGAAGATAAAACTGCTGCCGAAAAATTAGCTAAAAACGTTTTGACTATCGAAGAGTTTTTCAAGAAAGAAATTGGAGCAGGGAAAATTCATTCAGGACAATTTTCGACCAGCGAAAAGCAGATTAAAATTCACGGACATTGCCACCAAAAATCATTGAGTGCTGTCGAAGCTACTTTTGCGATGTTGAATGTGCCTAAAAACAATTCGGTTACTATTTACAACTCCGGTTGTTGTGGAATGGCGGGTTCTTTTGGTTATGAAGAAGAGCACTACGAAATAAGCATGCAAATGGGTGAAGATACCTTGTTCCCAAAAATCAGGGCTACCGATGAAAATGTGTCTATTGCCGCAGCAGGAACTTCTTGCCGTCATCAAATTTATGATGGTACCAGCCGAAAAGCCCAGCATCCGGTTTCAATACTAAAAAGTTGTTTGATTAATTAA
- a CDS encoding glycoside hydrolase family 10 protein produces MNHKNQICLFISVLLLSFGYSQAQNKTANPKNEFRAVWIATVANIDWPVKNTDSVAKQKADFIEILDTYKKLNYNVVIVQIRSAGDAMYPTNLAPWSKYLTSKQGLAPYPFYDPLDWMITEAHNRGFEFHAWLNPYRATMDLNTSELSRNHDVIKHPEWMIKYGGKYYYNPALPEVQAHLINVVNEVVTKYDVDAIHFDDYFYPYRIQGEAFNDTASYRKYGKGMSVEDWRRDNVNNYLKNTYDAIKKLKPWVQFGISPFGVWRNKSVDPKGSDTQAGQTNYDDLYADPMAWMEGNYIDYLLPQLYWSIEHKTASYAKLLKWWSENTNTNTALYIGNGTYKINNDSDKKWFNPNEIPNQIDLTRSYPNVNGNAFFSAKWFVNKNKAVTQLLQDNQYQYPALPYVVPNSRQEVKDVPNVMNINHQSDNTVISLSFPTQSKIRYVVVYGVTNKNLINVNDPSQIIDKIAFKETNGSISIKIPKLYLEKHNNCALTFIDYFGNESQATLLKANNKNLKTNEDR; encoded by the coding sequence ATGAATCATAAAAACCAAATCTGCTTATTTATCTCCGTTTTGTTGCTGTCTTTTGGCTACAGCCAGGCACAAAATAAAACCGCTAATCCCAAAAATGAATTCAGAGCCGTGTGGATTGCAACGGTTGCCAATATTGACTGGCCTGTAAAAAACACCGATTCGGTAGCCAAACAAAAAGCCGATTTTATTGAGATTCTAGATACTTATAAAAAACTGAATTACAATGTAGTTATAGTACAAATACGCAGCGCCGGTGATGCTATGTATCCCACTAATTTAGCGCCCTGGTCTAAATACTTAACCAGCAAGCAAGGATTAGCACCTTATCCTTTTTACGATCCTTTGGACTGGATGATTACGGAAGCGCACAATCGTGGATTTGAATTTCATGCCTGGCTCAATCCTTACAGAGCGACTATGGATTTGAACACATCCGAATTAAGCAGAAATCATGATGTAATCAAACACCCTGAATGGATGATTAAATATGGCGGAAAATATTATTACAATCCGGCATTACCTGAAGTTCAGGCACATTTAATTAATGTAGTTAACGAAGTAGTTACTAAATATGATGTGGATGCCATTCATTTTGATGATTATTTTTACCCTTACAGAATACAAGGAGAAGCATTTAACGATACCGCTTCCTATAGAAAATACGGAAAAGGCATGAGTGTGGAAGATTGGCGCAGAGACAATGTGAACAATTATCTAAAAAACACTTATGATGCTATCAAAAAACTAAAACCTTGGGTGCAATTTGGCATCAGTCCTTTTGGGGTCTGGAGAAACAAATCAGTTGATCCAAAAGGTTCTGACACACAGGCCGGACAAACGAATTATGACGATTTGTATGCCGACCCAATGGCCTGGATGGAAGGTAATTATATTGATTACCTTTTACCTCAATTGTACTGGAGCATTGAGCACAAAACTGCTTCATATGCTAAATTATTAAAATGGTGGTCTGAAAACACTAATACAAATACTGCTCTTTACATTGGAAACGGAACATACAAAATCAATAACGATTCGGATAAAAAATGGTTCAATCCTAACGAAATTCCAAACCAAATTGATTTGACCCGCAGCTACCCTAACGTTAACGGAAATGCTTTTTTTAGTGCCAAATGGTTTGTGAACAAAAACAAAGCTGTAACCCAATTACTGCAAGACAATCAATACCAATATCCTGCCTTGCCTTATGTAGTTCCTAATTCGAGACAAGAAGTTAAAGATGTGCCAAATGTAATGAACATCAACCATCAAAGCGATAATACTGTAATTAGCCTGAGTTTTCCAACCCAAAGTAAGATACGTTATGTTGTGGTTTATGGAGTTACCAATAAAAACCTGATTAATGTTAATGATCCAAGTCAGATTATTGACAAAATAGCTTTTAAAGAAACCAATGGCAGCATCAGCATCAAAATACCAAAATTATATCTGGAAAAACACAATAACTGCGCATTGACTTTTATCGATTATTTTGGAAATGAAAGTCAGGCCACTTTATTAAAAGCAAACAATAAAAACCTAAAAACAAATGAAGACAGATAA
- a CDS encoding MFS transporter produces the protein MKTDNNPWYWIPLLNFASGFPYVIIISVSVLMYKNLGISNEDIGLYTSLLYLPWVIKPLWSPFIDLHGTKRKWFLAMQLFISIAFLLVGFIIPTTQFFMMSLAIFWVAAFASASNDVASDGFYLLALTKDQQSFFLGIRSTFYRASMLTGNGLIILLAGYLEHLYGDNQKAWSYTMIFVGLVMTFLTIYNYFATPKAELPIKAGETEEKNFATVFASFFKKKQIRLILAFILLFRLGESQLLKMLTPFLVDKTDVGGMGLATEDVGLIYGTFGLIALTIGGILGGIAISKQGLGKWMLPMILIMHLPIIGFVLLAHFHPASVYYIYVVVILEQFGYGFGFAAFMMYLIYVAEGESKTSHYAIATGFMALGMMLPGMLSGYIQEYLGYGNFFIWVFLATIPGIILSRFLVFPKDFGKKTEEAINQ, from the coding sequence ATGAAGACAGATAATAACCCTTGGTATTGGATTCCATTATTAAATTTTGCTTCGGGTTTTCCGTATGTAATAATCATTTCCGTTTCGGTATTAATGTACAAAAACCTTGGAATCAGCAATGAAGACATTGGATTATACACCAGTTTATTATACTTACCATGGGTAATTAAACCCTTATGGAGTCCATTTATTGACTTACATGGTACCAAACGAAAATGGTTTTTAGCCATGCAATTATTCATTTCGATTGCCTTCTTGCTTGTGGGATTTATTATTCCAACAACTCAGTTTTTCATGATGAGTTTGGCTATTTTTTGGGTAGCCGCCTTTGCTTCTGCTTCCAATGATGTAGCCAGTGACGGATTTTATTTATTAGCGTTAACCAAAGACCAACAATCCTTCTTTTTAGGAATCCGAAGCACTTTTTACAGAGCATCAATGCTAACAGGAAATGGATTAATTATTTTATTAGCCGGTTATTTGGAACATTTGTATGGTGACAATCAAAAAGCCTGGTCGTACACCATGATTTTCGTTGGATTGGTAATGACTTTTTTAACTATCTACAACTATTTTGCTACTCCAAAAGCAGAATTGCCAATTAAAGCAGGAGAAACCGAAGAGAAAAATTTTGCCACTGTTTTTGCAAGTTTTTTCAAAAAGAAACAAATTAGATTAATCCTTGCTTTCATCCTTTTATTCCGTTTAGGAGAATCACAATTACTCAAGATGCTGACTCCTTTTTTAGTCGATAAAACAGATGTAGGAGGAATGGGATTAGCAACCGAAGATGTTGGATTAATATATGGAACATTCGGATTAATAGCACTTACTATTGGAGGAATATTAGGCGGAATCGCAATTTCTAAACAAGGGTTAGGAAAATGGATGTTACCTATGATTTTAATTATGCACTTGCCCATTATTGGATTTGTATTGCTAGCACATTTTCATCCCGCTTCGGTTTATTACATCTATGTGGTAGTTATTTTGGAGCAATTTGGTTACGGCTTTGGTTTTGCCGCTTTTATGATGTACTTAATTTATGTTGCCGAAGGCGAATCAAAAACATCCCACTACGCTATTGCTACTGGTTTTATGGCATTAGGCATGATGCTTCCGGGAATGCTTAGCGGATACATTCAGGAATATTTAGGTTATGGAAATTTCTTTATCTGGGTTTTCTTAGCTACAATTCCTGGAATCATTTTATCCCGATTTTTAGTTTTTCCGAAGGATTTTGGGAAGAAAACCGAAGAAGCAATCAACCAATAG
- a CDS encoding glycoside hydrolase family 3 protein, giving the protein MTQAQKIGQFFFPAVFINDSEENIQATEELIRKYNIGGLTFFHSRASAATNYESKKKIEFNDDSYIRLKELIVRYQKCASTPLLMSIDAEWGLAMRVEKTPQYPYAITLGALPEEQKDLVYEVGKQIAFDLKSAGIHYNLAPLADINNNPNNPVIGYRSFGEDKNKVANFALEYLRGMSDAGVLGCLKHFPGHGNTNVDSHLGLPVLEENLEQLLANELYPFIKGIENDVDSIMIGHLAVPALNEGKNTSATLSKNIIQTLLREQLGYDGLVISDALNMHSVSKLYDIKGQLEWEAFNAGNDVLCFAENVPEGIQAILENASEERIEESYNRILKCKEKVGIITDNQPKGNLDFEKAAALNAEIAQFSITKIIDTIDFESIQKANSEKKTAQLSIYKNAENKFSKTINSKLHCPQFAIESIVDFDFEAFEKIAASFNYLIISLFVPKAKPLNQFEIDDAIFKLLEKLLTTKKCLIYVFGNPYVLSLIPNLSKASRLIQVYQDFEEFQINAAEQFLSDSKCTGKLPVFIDIQ; this is encoded by the coding sequence ATGACACAAGCACAAAAAATAGGACAATTCTTTTTTCCGGCTGTTTTTATCAATGACAGCGAAGAAAATATCCAGGCAACCGAAGAACTAATAAGAAAATACAATATTGGTGGATTGACTTTTTTTCACAGTCGTGCCAGTGCAGCTACAAACTACGAATCCAAGAAAAAAATTGAATTCAATGACGATAGTTACATTCGATTAAAAGAATTAATTGTCCGTTATCAAAAATGTGCTTCCACTCCACTTTTGATGAGTATTGATGCTGAATGGGGTTTAGCGATGCGTGTCGAAAAAACACCGCAATATCCTTATGCTATTACTTTAGGTGCTTTACCGGAAGAACAAAAAGACTTGGTGTACGAAGTTGGAAAACAAATTGCATTCGACTTAAAATCGGCGGGGATTCATTATAATCTGGCTCCTTTGGCCGATATCAATAATAATCCAAATAATCCGGTAATTGGTTATCGTTCTTTTGGAGAAGACAAAAACAAAGTTGCCAATTTTGCTCTAGAATATTTACGAGGAATGAGTGACGCTGGTGTTTTAGGCTGTTTGAAACATTTTCCTGGTCATGGAAATACCAATGTCGATTCACATTTGGGGTTGCCTGTTTTAGAAGAAAACCTGGAACAATTATTGGCAAACGAATTGTATCCGTTTATCAAAGGAATCGAGAATGATGTCGATTCAATTATGATTGGCCATTTGGCTGTTCCGGCTTTGAATGAAGGAAAAAACACTTCGGCAACCTTGTCTAAAAATATTATCCAAACACTTTTAAGAGAGCAATTGGGTTATGATGGTTTAGTAATTTCTGATGCCTTGAATATGCACAGTGTTTCGAAATTATACGATATTAAAGGGCAACTCGAATGGGAAGCTTTTAATGCCGGAAATGATGTGTTGTGTTTTGCCGAAAATGTTCCCGAAGGAATCCAAGCCATTTTAGAAAATGCCTCTGAAGAGCGCATTGAGGAAAGCTATAATAGAATTCTAAAATGCAAGGAAAAAGTAGGTATTATTACTGATAACCAACCAAAAGGAAATTTAGATTTTGAAAAAGCCGCAGCGTTAAACGCTGAAATTGCTCAATTCAGCATTACAAAAATCATTGATACTATTGATTTTGAAAGCATTCAAAAAGCGAATAGCGAGAAAAAAACAGCACAATTGTCAATTTATAAAAATGCGGAAAATAAATTTTCAAAAACCATTAATTCCAAATTACATTGTCCTCAATTTGCAATTGAGTCTATTGTAGATTTTGATTTTGAAGCTTTCGAAAAAATAGCAGCATCATTTAATTACCTCATTATTTCGTTGTTTGTTCCCAAAGCAAAACCTTTAAATCAATTTGAAATTGACGATGCTATTTTTAAATTATTAGAAAAATTATTGACCACAAAAAAATGCCTGATTTACGTTTTCGGAAATCCTTATGTCTTGTCTTTAATTCCTAATTTAAGCAAGGCTTCCAGACTTATTCAGGTATATCAGGATTTTGAAGAATTCCAAATTAACGCAGCAGAACAATTTTTATCTGATTCGAAATGCACAGGAAAACTTCCGGTTTTTATTGATATTCAATAA
- a CDS encoding peroxiredoxin — protein sequence MSLVGKKFPSITVDAISEMGDNLKINIFEEAVNNNKKVLLFWYPKDFTFVCPTELHAFQAALPEFEKRNTIVIGASCDTNEVHFAWLNTAKNNGGIEGVTYPLLADTTRNLSAALGILDAEAGAYNEDADTYLVEGSNVTYRATYLVDETGKIFHESVNDMPLGRNVNEYLRLVDAYTHVQTKGEVCPANWEEGKEAMSADRISTAAYLSAN from the coding sequence ATGTCTTTAGTAGGAAAAAAATTCCCAAGCATTACAGTTGACGCCATTTCTGAAATGGGTGATAATTTAAAAATCAACATCTTTGAAGAAGCAGTAAACAACAACAAAAAAGTACTTTTGTTTTGGTATCCAAAAGATTTTACTTTTGTTTGCCCAACTGAATTACACGCTTTTCAAGCTGCTTTACCGGAATTTGAAAAAAGAAATACTATTGTAATTGGTGCTTCTTGTGATACTAACGAAGTACACTTTGCCTGGTTAAACACTGCAAAAAACAATGGTGGAATTGAAGGTGTAACTTACCCACTTTTGGCTGATACTACAAGAAATTTATCTGCTGCTTTAGGAATCTTAGATGCTGAAGCTGGTGCTTACAACGAAGATGCTGATACTTATTTAGTAGAAGGTTCAAACGTAACTTACAGAGCTACTTATTTAGTAGACGAAACTGGAAAAATTTTCCACGAAAGTGTAAACGATATGCCATTAGGTCGTAACGTAAACGAATATTTACGTTTAGTAGATGCTTACACTCACGTACAAACTAAAGGTGAAGTTTGTCCAGCTAACTGGGAAGAAGGTAAAGAAGCAATGTCTGCTGACAGAATCAGTACTGCTGCTTACTTAAGCGCTAACTAA
- a CDS encoding thioredoxin family protein yields the protein MLIELNEDTLANLVNENEKVVVQFSASWCGNCRIMKPKFKKLATENESITFALVDAENFPESRKLANVSNLPTFATFVNGKLVNETQTNKQEVLIELVNEIV from the coding sequence ATGTTAATAGAATTAAACGAAGATACATTAGCCAATTTAGTTAATGAAAACGAAAAAGTAGTAGTTCAGTTTTCGGCATCATGGTGTGGTAATTGCCGTATTATGAAACCAAAATTCAAAAAACTGGCTACCGAAAATGAATCGATCACTTTTGCTCTAGTTGACGCTGAAAATTTTCCGGAATCCAGAAAATTAGCGAATGTGAGCAATTTACCAACCTTTGCTACTTTTGTAAATGGAAAATTGGTAAACGAAACCCAAACGAACAAACAAGAAGTCTTAATCGAATTGGTTAACGAAATCGTATAA
- a CDS encoding DUF6952 family protein, whose protein sequence is MKLPVIKQLTQFIEENDQDYIIETIEVLEAMTEISSLKDEELDVIGELISNMYGALEVHKLIKNGTDKKEALNTFMKRVLGSIDK, encoded by the coding sequence ATGAAACTACCCGTAATAAAACAACTGACTCAGTTTATCGAAGAAAACGACCAGGATTACATCATTGAAACTATAGAAGTTCTGGAAGCAATGACTGAGATTTCTTCACTTAAAGATGAAGAATTAGATGTTATTGGCGAATTAATTTCGAATATGTATGGTGCTCTTGAAGTTCATAAACTAATCAAAAACGGAACCGATAAAAAAGAAGCATTGAATACTTTTATGAAAAGAGTATTAGGCTCTATCGACAAATAA